In the Chryseobacterium sp. MYb264 genome, one interval contains:
- a CDS encoding Gfo/Idh/MocA family protein, with translation MLKAGLVGAGHLGKIHLRLLNQSDKYEFVGFHDKDVENGKKLEAEFGYKYFENFDDLLDQIDMLDIVTPTLYHYDYALKAIEKGLHFFIEKPVTQTLEQAEEILRKCQENGIKAQVGHVERYNPAFIATKEYIKDPMFIEIHRLAEFNPRGTDVSVVLDLMIHDLDILLSIVKSKVKNIHASGVCVVSKTPDISNARIEFENGCVANLTTSRISMKGMRKSRFFQKDAYISVDFLEKKAEVIRMKDAPEHPTPFDMIIENAEGEKNQILFEYPNIQSNNAILDELNSFADSITEDKHVEVSIEDGTEALKIALQIMKLIS, from the coding sequence ATGTTAAAAGCAGGTTTGGTAGGAGCCGGACATTTAGGAAAAATACATTTACGACTTCTGAATCAATCAGATAAATATGAATTTGTAGGTTTCCATGATAAAGATGTAGAAAACGGAAAAAAATTAGAGGCCGAATTCGGATATAAATATTTTGAAAATTTTGATGATTTGCTGGATCAGATCGATATGCTGGATATCGTGACCCCCACGCTTTATCATTATGATTATGCGTTAAAAGCGATTGAAAAAGGTCTTCACTTTTTCATTGAAAAACCAGTAACGCAAACGCTTGAACAGGCTGAAGAAATTCTTCGTAAATGTCAGGAAAACGGGATTAAGGCACAGGTTGGGCACGTGGAAAGATATAACCCCGCATTTATCGCGACAAAGGAATATATTAAAGATCCCATGTTTATTGAAATCCACAGACTGGCAGAATTCAATCCTCGCGGAACGGATGTTTCTGTGGTTTTAGATCTGATGATTCACGATCTGGATATTTTATTAAGCATCGTCAAATCTAAAGTTAAAAATATTCATGCAAGCGGCGTTTGTGTCGTGAGTAAAACTCCGGATATTTCCAATGCAAGAATTGAGTTTGAAAACGGCTGTGTTGCTAATCTTACGACTTCAAGAATTTCGATGAAAGGCATGCGAAAAAGTCGTTTTTTCCAGAAAGACGCTTATATTTCAGTTGATTTCCTTGAGAAAAAAGCAGAAGTGATCCGAATGAAAGATGCGCCTGAGCACCCTACTCCATTTGATATGATTATTGAAAATGCAGAAGGTGAAAAGAATCAGATCTTGTTTGAATATCCAAATATTCAGTCGAATAATGCGATTTTGGATGAATTAAATTCTTTTGCAGATTCTATTACGGAAGATAAGCATGTGGAAGTTTCGATTGAAGACGGAACGGAAGCTTTAAAAATAGCATTACAGATTATGAAATTGATTTCTTAA